In one window of Myxococcus virescens DNA:
- a CDS encoding ArsR/SmtB family transcription factor, which translates to MHAFDVLGEPVRRRILELLAEGERPSGEVTESIQAEFGISQPAVSQHLKVLRDSGFAEVRAEGTRRLYRVDPAPLQQVDAWLEQFRVFWTPRLEALATEVARGKRARAKADNEGGGP; encoded by the coding sequence ATGCATGCCTTCGACGTCCTGGGTGAGCCGGTGCGCAGACGGATCCTCGAGCTCCTGGCCGAAGGGGAACGCCCCTCTGGCGAGGTGACCGAGTCCATCCAGGCGGAGTTCGGCATCAGTCAGCCGGCGGTCAGCCAACACCTGAAGGTGCTGCGCGACAGCGGCTTCGCGGAGGTTCGCGCCGAAGGGACCCGCCGCCTCTATCGCGTCGACCCGGCGCCGTTGCAGCAGGTCGACGCGTGGCTGGAGCAGTTCCGCGTGTTCTGGACACCGCGCCTGGAGGCGCTCGCCACCGAGGTGGCGCGGGGCAAGCGGGCTCGGGCCAAGGCCGACAACGAAGGCGGCGGTCCGTAG
- a CDS encoding STAS domain-containing protein, protein MNQVLEVRPGLAGAAMAAGRVETLMLEGELSEQDLLELCDDLGRKLQRGTRQVVLDFGDVGHLNYRGVKPLMARTDAFRRAGGDVKLSGLSPYLAAIFRAAGAHDCFEIYPHMNDARAAFALARAPFV, encoded by the coding sequence ATGAACCAGGTTCTGGAGGTTCGGCCAGGGTTGGCGGGCGCGGCGATGGCCGCCGGCCGTGTCGAGACGCTCATGCTGGAGGGCGAGCTGAGCGAGCAGGACCTGCTCGAGCTGTGCGACGACCTGGGCCGCAAGCTGCAGCGCGGCACGCGTCAGGTGGTGCTGGACTTCGGGGACGTGGGGCACCTGAACTACCGCGGCGTCAAGCCGCTGATGGCGCGCACGGATGCCTTCCGCCGCGCCGGTGGGGACGTGAAGCTGTCCGGACTGTCGCCGTACCTGGCCGCCATCTTCCGCGCGGCCGGCGCGCACGACTGTTTCGAAATCTACCCGCACATGAACGATGCCCGAGCCGCCTTCGCGCTGGCGCGGGCACCCTTCGTCTGA
- a CDS encoding UDP-N-acetylmuramoyl-L-alanyl-D-glutamate--2,6-diaminopimelate ligase, translating to MKLTDVLAGCGAEQTSGGRSAVDVTGVTQDSRRVKPGDLFVAIPGTKEDGAQFIGEAVSRGAVAVVSEKPVPSSQVPFFKVSSARKALALIAANFYGRPADQLTLLGITGTNGKTTTSYLLEAMSTAAYASTGVIGTLGYKFAGRTVECANTTPDPLELHRILREMVEAGVETVIMEVSSHALAQERVHGLTFKAAGFSNLSRDHLDYHKDMEDYFQSKRKLFAENLSATGVAVVNGDDTYASRIYNEQRGQKRMAWKFSRQGSGEISAADVSFSLQGIKGVLKTPAGDIPLKSKLLGPHNLENILLAVGIGLGAGFARRDVQEGIERMMPVAGRMERVENYGPSGAPAVLVDYAHTDDALKRSIEAARSLAKGRVIAVFGCGGDRDKGKRPLMGAVAGEGADLAVITSDNPRTEDPEEIISQVTAGIEKSGLRRISAGKAKSGEKGYLVDADRRAAIEQAISLASADDVVLIAGKGHETYQQVGEEKLVFDDRQVAAKALANRIAG from the coding sequence ATGAAGCTGACGGATGTCCTCGCAGGATGTGGTGCCGAGCAGACCTCGGGCGGCCGTTCCGCGGTTGACGTCACCGGTGTGACGCAGGACTCGCGGCGCGTGAAGCCGGGAGACCTGTTCGTCGCCATTCCTGGCACGAAGGAGGATGGGGCCCAGTTCATCGGTGAGGCCGTGTCCCGTGGCGCCGTGGCGGTGGTGTCGGAGAAGCCGGTGCCGTCCTCTCAGGTGCCCTTCTTCAAGGTGAGCAGCGCTCGAAAGGCGCTGGCGCTCATCGCGGCCAACTTCTACGGCCGCCCGGCGGACCAGCTGACGTTGCTGGGCATCACCGGTACGAACGGGAAGACGACCACCAGCTACCTGCTGGAGGCCATGAGCACCGCGGCGTACGCGTCCACCGGTGTCATCGGGACGCTGGGCTACAAGTTCGCTGGCCGCACGGTGGAGTGCGCCAACACCACGCCGGATCCGCTGGAGCTGCACCGCATCCTCCGGGAGATGGTGGAGGCGGGCGTGGAGACGGTCATCATGGAGGTGTCCAGCCATGCGCTCGCGCAGGAGCGCGTGCACGGGCTGACCTTCAAGGCCGCGGGCTTCTCCAACCTGAGCCGCGACCACCTCGACTACCACAAGGACATGGAGGACTACTTCCAGTCCAAGCGGAAGCTCTTCGCGGAGAACCTGTCCGCCACGGGCGTGGCGGTGGTGAACGGCGACGACACCTACGCCAGCCGCATCTACAACGAGCAGCGCGGCCAGAAGCGCATGGCGTGGAAGTTCAGCCGTCAGGGCTCCGGGGAGATTTCCGCGGCCGACGTGAGCTTCTCGCTCCAGGGCATCAAGGGCGTGCTGAAGACGCCCGCCGGTGACATCCCGCTCAAGAGCAAGCTCCTGGGGCCCCACAACCTGGAGAACATCCTCCTGGCGGTGGGCATTGGCCTGGGCGCGGGCTTCGCGCGGCGCGACGTGCAGGAAGGCATCGAGCGGATGATGCCGGTGGCCGGCCGCATGGAGCGCGTGGAGAACTACGGTCCGTCTGGCGCCCCCGCGGTGCTGGTGGACTACGCGCACACGGATGACGCGCTCAAGCGCTCCATCGAGGCGGCGCGCTCGCTGGCCAAGGGCCGCGTCATCGCGGTGTTCGGCTGCGGCGGGGACCGCGACAAGGGCAAGCGTCCGCTGATGGGCGCGGTGGCGGGTGAGGGCGCCGACCTGGCCGTCATCACCAGCGACAACCCCCGCACCGAGGACCCGGAGGAGATCATCTCCCAGGTGACCGCGGGCATCGAGAAGAGCGGCCTGCGCCGCATCTCCGCCGGCAAGGCGAAGAGCGGTGAGAAGGGCTACCTGGTCGACGCGGACCGCCGCGCGGCCATCGAGCAGGCCATCAGCCTGGCGTCCGCGGACGACGTCGTCCTCATCGCGGGCAAGGGCCACGAGACGTACCAGCAGGTCGGCGAGGAGAAGCTCGTGTTCGACGACCGGCAGGTGGCCGCGAAGGCGCTGGCCAACCGCATCGCTGGCTGA
- a CDS encoding SRPBCC family protein translates to MMDVKRYLGAVVREVESREHEGKPARVVVATRDYDTTVEDLWDALTNPERIPRWFLPVSGDLKLGGRYELKGNASGTVTRCDAPRHLGLTWEFGGTVSWLEVILANAPGGGTRLRLEHMAHVSPFWDDYGPGATGVGWELGLMGLGMHLESGGAAVDSAAVESWTASDEGKAFITASSEGWGQADVTRGEDAAAAKARAARTTAFYTGAPPPDVRHPGT, encoded by the coding sequence ATGATGGATGTGAAGCGGTACCTGGGGGCCGTCGTGCGGGAGGTGGAGAGCCGTGAGCATGAGGGCAAGCCCGCACGGGTCGTCGTCGCCACGCGCGATTACGACACGACGGTGGAGGACCTCTGGGACGCGCTGACCAACCCCGAGCGCATTCCCCGCTGGTTCCTTCCGGTGTCCGGCGATCTGAAGCTGGGTGGGCGTTACGAGCTCAAGGGCAATGCCAGCGGCACGGTCACCCGTTGCGATGCCCCGCGGCACCTGGGGTTGACGTGGGAGTTCGGAGGGACGGTGAGCTGGTTGGAGGTCATCCTGGCCAACGCGCCTGGTGGTGGCACCCGGCTGCGGCTGGAGCACATGGCCCATGTGAGCCCCTTCTGGGACGACTACGGCCCTGGCGCGACCGGCGTCGGCTGGGAGCTGGGGCTGATGGGCCTGGGCATGCATCTGGAGTCCGGCGGCGCCGCTGTCGACAGCGCGGCGGTGGAATCCTGGACGGCCTCGGATGAAGGCAAGGCGTTCATCACGGCCAGCAGCGAGGGCTGGGGCCAGGCGGATGTGACACGGGGAGAGGACGCCGCGGCGGCGAAGGCCCGCGCGGCGCGGACGACGGCCTTCTATACTGGAGCGCCGCCGCCCGACGTGCGGCATCCGGGGACCTGA
- the rsmH gene encoding 16S rRNA (cytosine(1402)-N(4))-methyltransferase RsmH, whose protein sequence is MTASDFQHQTVLLREAVALLQPADGRVIIDGTLGGGGHSEALLASGATVVGVDRDPVALAAATARLGANPRFQGRAGNFAELPRVAADLLPVDGVLVDLGVSSPQLDVAERGFSFSKDGPLDMRMGPDGPTAAELIATTDERELVRILKDYGEEPFARPIARELKKALPTRTLEAAEVVKRAVPRKAWPNRIHVATRTFQALRMAVNGELEALDALLAAIPGLLKVGGRAAVIAFHSLEDRKVKEAFRALAGRCTCPPGLPVCVCSGVGDFALVTKKAVAASEAEVEANPRSRSAHLRVVEKLR, encoded by the coding sequence GTGACGGCTTCGGACTTCCAGCACCAGACCGTCCTCCTGCGGGAAGCAGTGGCGCTGCTCCAGCCGGCGGATGGGCGGGTCATCATTGACGGGACGCTGGGTGGCGGTGGCCACTCGGAGGCGCTGCTGGCCTCGGGCGCCACGGTGGTCGGCGTGGACCGGGATCCGGTGGCGCTCGCCGCGGCCACCGCGCGCCTGGGCGCGAACCCGCGCTTCCAGGGCCGCGCCGGCAATTTCGCCGAGCTGCCCCGCGTCGCCGCGGACCTGCTGCCCGTGGATGGCGTGCTGGTGGACCTGGGCGTGTCGTCGCCGCAGCTGGACGTGGCCGAGCGCGGCTTCTCCTTCTCCAAGGACGGCCCGCTGGACATGCGCATGGGGCCGGACGGCCCGACGGCGGCGGAGCTGATCGCCACCACGGATGAGCGCGAGCTGGTCCGCATCCTCAAGGACTACGGTGAAGAGCCCTTCGCGCGGCCCATTGCCCGCGAGCTGAAGAAGGCCCTGCCCACGCGCACGCTGGAGGCCGCGGAGGTCGTGAAGCGGGCGGTGCCGCGCAAGGCGTGGCCCAACCGCATCCACGTGGCCACCCGGACCTTCCAGGCGCTGCGCATGGCCGTCAACGGCGAGCTGGAGGCGCTGGACGCGCTGCTGGCCGCCATCCCCGGGCTCCTCAAGGTGGGGGGCCGCGCCGCCGTCATCGCCTTCCACTCCCTGGAGGACCGGAAGGTGAAGGAGGCGTTCCGCGCGCTCGCGGGGCGCTGCACCTGTCCGCCGGGCCTGCCCGTGTGCGTCTGCAGCGGGGTGGGTGATTTCGCCCTGGTGACGAAGAAGGCCGTGGCCGCCTCCGAGGCGGAGGTCGAAGCCAATCCCCGTTCACGCAGCGCGCATCTGCGCGTGGTGGAGAAACTCCGATGA
- a CDS encoding cell division protein FtsL, giving the protein MSKVHSRVSALRSSVTVGGVLLHLLPAVCLFALFAAVGILHVTSRVLVVDMGYRLSREEAESRILTRENDRLKLELATLKAPGRLERVAREQLNMAMPRGGAVVSLSAEKPARGSGARAESSDATQPTARVAGRAGAGR; this is encoded by the coding sequence ATGAGCAAGGTGCACTCCCGGGTGTCGGCGTTGCGTTCTTCCGTGACGGTGGGCGGCGTGCTGCTGCACCTGCTGCCGGCCGTGTGCCTCTTCGCCCTCTTCGCGGCGGTGGGCATCCTGCACGTCACCAGCCGGGTGCTGGTGGTGGACATGGGCTACCGCCTGTCGCGCGAGGAGGCGGAGAGCCGCATCCTCACGCGCGAGAATGACCGGCTGAAGCTGGAGCTGGCCACGCTCAAGGCGCCGGGCCGGCTGGAGCGCGTGGCGCGTGAGCAGCTGAACATGGCCATGCCGCGCGGCGGCGCCGTGGTGTCGCTGTCGGCGGAGAAGCCGGCGCGTGGCAGCGGGGCGCGCGCGGAGTCCTCGGACGCCACGCAGCCCACCGCCCGCGTGGCGGGCCGCGCCGGAGCCGGTCGGTGA
- a CDS encoding acyl-CoA dehydrogenase family protein, whose translation MDAASKPTSQQVLAPGGAFLFEEVGSARILTPETFTEEQRLFFKTALQFSREQVLPLSERIEAKDNALLRQLLRQAGELGLLSVDIPEAYGGTGLDKTTSLLLAEAMSLNGSWSVTFGAHTGIGTLPIVWFGNAEQKAKYLPKLATGEWVAAYALTEQGSGSDALGAKTKAVRSPDGKHWILNGSKLYITNAAFADVFVVFAKVDGDKFTGFIVEKDTPGLTVGPEEHKMGIRGSSTCPLYFEDARVPVENQLGEVGKGHKIAFNILNYGRLKLGAGVLGGMKLQLQNALRFTQERKQFNAPIVQFPLSREKLARMAALVYAVESMTYRTAGLVDARLGQGDKDAPGYEARLLEAVEEYAIESSIMKVHGSESFGHLVDDAVQLHGGAGYIEEYPVERSYRDARINRIFEGTNEINRMLITGMLLKRAVKGDLPLFAMAGNVAEALSRGERPRARVQDALAPQEVAAEAAKHLALHGLRVAAETFGPELEQHQEVLAALSDVVMDAFALDSMVTRTRQAATSGALDPVRVAMTQLYALDAIPRAYDRTRRALCATLKGDALDQELERLGTLDVFTPYDPAALRETVVAALESAGGYPLGAV comes from the coding sequence ATGGATGCCGCATCCAAGCCCACTTCGCAGCAGGTGCTTGCTCCCGGGGGCGCGTTCCTCTTCGAGGAGGTGGGCTCGGCCCGCATCCTCACCCCGGAGACCTTCACGGAGGAGCAGCGCCTCTTCTTCAAGACGGCGCTCCAGTTCTCCCGCGAGCAGGTCCTCCCCCTGTCCGAGCGAATCGAGGCCAAGGACAACGCGCTCCTGCGCCAGTTGCTGCGACAGGCCGGCGAGCTGGGCCTGCTGAGCGTGGACATCCCCGAGGCCTACGGCGGCACTGGCCTGGACAAGACGACGTCGCTGCTGCTGGCGGAGGCCATGAGCCTCAACGGCTCCTGGTCGGTGACGTTCGGCGCGCACACCGGCATCGGGACGTTGCCCATCGTCTGGTTCGGCAACGCCGAGCAGAAGGCGAAGTACCTGCCGAAGCTGGCCACGGGGGAGTGGGTGGCGGCCTACGCGCTCACGGAGCAGGGCAGCGGCAGTGACGCGCTGGGCGCGAAGACGAAGGCGGTCCGGTCCCCCGACGGCAAGCACTGGATTCTCAACGGCTCCAAGCTCTACATCACCAACGCGGCCTTCGCGGACGTGTTCGTCGTCTTCGCGAAGGTGGACGGGGACAAGTTCACCGGCTTCATCGTGGAGAAGGACACGCCCGGCCTCACCGTGGGGCCGGAGGAGCACAAGATGGGCATCCGCGGCTCTTCCACGTGCCCGCTCTACTTCGAGGACGCGCGCGTCCCGGTGGAGAACCAGCTGGGCGAGGTGGGCAAGGGCCACAAGATTGCCTTCAACATCCTCAACTACGGCCGCCTCAAGCTGGGCGCGGGTGTGCTGGGGGGCATGAAGCTCCAGCTCCAGAACGCGCTGCGCTTCACGCAGGAGCGCAAGCAGTTCAACGCGCCCATCGTCCAGTTCCCGCTGTCACGCGAGAAGCTGGCCCGCATGGCCGCGCTCGTCTACGCGGTGGAGAGCATGACGTACCGCACCGCCGGGCTCGTGGACGCGCGCCTGGGGCAGGGGGACAAGGACGCCCCGGGCTACGAGGCGCGCCTCCTGGAGGCGGTGGAGGAGTACGCCATCGAGTCCTCCATCATGAAGGTGCACGGCTCGGAGTCCTTCGGCCACCTCGTGGACGACGCCGTCCAGCTCCACGGTGGCGCGGGCTACATCGAGGAGTACCCGGTGGAGCGCTCGTACCGCGACGCGCGCATCAACCGCATCTTCGAGGGCACCAACGAAATCAACCGCATGCTCATCACCGGCATGCTCCTCAAGCGCGCGGTGAAGGGAGACCTGCCGCTGTTCGCCATGGCCGGCAACGTGGCGGAGGCGCTGTCCCGGGGCGAGCGGCCCCGCGCGCGCGTGCAGGACGCCCTGGCCCCGCAGGAGGTCGCCGCCGAGGCCGCCAAGCACCTGGCGCTCCACGGCCTGCGCGTGGCGGCGGAGACGTTCGGTCCGGAGCTGGAGCAGCACCAGGAGGTGCTCGCGGCCCTGTCGGACGTGGTGATGGACGCCTTCGCCCTGGACTCCATGGTGACGCGCACGCGCCAGGCCGCCACGTCCGGCGCGTTGGACCCGGTGCGGGTGGCGATGACGCAGCTCTACGCGCTGGACGCCATCCCCCGCGCCTACGACAGGACGCGGCGCGCGCTGTGCGCCACGTTGAAGGGGGACGCGCTCGACCAGGAGCTCGAGCGCCTGGGCACGCTGGACGTCTTCACGCCGTATGACCCGGCGGCGCTGCGGGAGACGGTGGTGGCGGCCCTGGAGTCCGCGGGCGGCTACCCCCTGGGCGCGGTGTAG
- the mraZ gene encoding division/cell wall cluster transcriptional repressor MraZ, whose amino-acid sequence MFRGVYEHQIDAKGRTSLPAKLRDTLVGAYDERLILTTALDRCLHAYPVREWEALELSLAKRNPMEPGVKTLMRLYVASAQECPLDKLGRLLIPPTLRSYAGLEKDVVWAGMVKVIELWSREGWAKAQEEARQEATSADVMKVLAELRQA is encoded by the coding sequence GTGTTCCGAGGCGTCTATGAGCACCAGATCGACGCGAAGGGGCGGACGAGCCTCCCGGCGAAGCTCCGGGACACGCTGGTGGGCGCCTACGACGAGAGGCTCATCCTCACGACGGCGCTCGACCGATGCCTCCACGCCTACCCGGTGCGGGAGTGGGAAGCGCTGGAGCTGTCGTTGGCCAAGCGCAACCCGATGGAGCCTGGGGTGAAGACGCTGATGCGCTTGTACGTGGCCAGCGCGCAGGAGTGCCCGCTGGACAAGCTGGGGCGCCTGCTCATCCCTCCGACGCTCCGCTCCTATGCGGGGCTGGAGAAGGACGTGGTGTGGGCGGGGATGGTGAAGGTCATCGAGCTGTGGAGCCGGGAGGGGTGGGCGAAGGCGCAGGAAGAAGCGCGCCAGGAAGCGACCTCCGCGGACGTGATGAAGGTGCTCGCCGAGCTGCGGCAAGCGTGA
- a CDS encoding penicillin-binding protein, whose product MRDFKAARAPEPNAKWLKLRVRLLFGLFLMLLGVALGRAVQLQVFEQEKLRGMAQDQYVRHIEIPARRGDIFDRRGTPLAQSVEVDSIWVDPSMLPDVKAASRALAKALKLDPDELGARLARAKRFAWVKRQAKPAEVAAVKALALPGMGFSKEPKRFYPQRELGAHVVGTVGMDGRGLEGLELAFQDELSGQNSSTSGFRDAKGRKLLVQGALDPLQRQGAAVTLTLDRHLQYVAEKALSRAVEDAKAVAGMAVVLDPRTGELLAVANHPRFNPNTPESSSRSGMRNRAALDTFEPGSTLKAFVVAAAMEEKAITADSLFFCENGAWRVGRHTINDTHPYGWLTPQGILQKSSNICMAKIAQAMGREKFVKGYQTFGFTERTGLSLPGEGRGVLPFPKAEISLANQSFGQGMTATAVQIAAAYGALANDGVLMRPYLVSKVVDPDGVVLLENRPTELRRAVSAKVARQVVGMLESVVVKGGTATKAAMEDYRVAGKTGTAQKADPVARGYSDKRIASFVGVVPAESPRAVILVVVDEPKTDVYGGTVAAPAFKEIATAAMAHLAVPPSRTVAPEVAVAAESPAPAAAKSGAKASGAARTALVDAVTETPEPGTVRVPDLQGEVGREAVVKLLAAALEPQVLGSGRVVSQTPAAGSLVEKGARVTLELAARQ is encoded by the coding sequence GTGAGGGATTTCAAGGCGGCGCGGGCTCCCGAGCCCAACGCGAAGTGGCTGAAGCTGCGGGTACGGCTGCTGTTCGGGCTGTTCCTGATGCTGCTCGGCGTCGCCTTGGGTCGTGCGGTGCAGCTCCAGGTCTTCGAGCAGGAGAAGCTGCGCGGCATGGCGCAGGACCAGTACGTCCGGCACATCGAGATTCCGGCCCGCCGCGGCGACATCTTCGACCGGCGCGGCACGCCGCTGGCCCAGAGCGTGGAGGTGGACTCCATCTGGGTGGACCCCTCCATGCTGCCCGACGTGAAGGCCGCGTCCCGGGCGCTGGCCAAGGCGCTGAAGCTGGACCCCGACGAGCTGGGCGCGCGCCTGGCCCGGGCCAAGCGCTTCGCCTGGGTGAAGCGCCAGGCCAAGCCCGCCGAGGTCGCCGCGGTGAAGGCGCTGGCGCTGCCGGGCATGGGCTTCTCCAAGGAGCCCAAGCGCTTCTATCCCCAGCGCGAGCTGGGCGCCCACGTGGTGGGCACGGTGGGCATGGACGGCCGCGGCCTGGAGGGCCTGGAGCTGGCCTTCCAGGACGAGCTGTCCGGGCAGAACTCCTCCACCTCCGGCTTCCGTGACGCCAAGGGCCGCAAGCTGCTGGTGCAGGGCGCGTTGGATCCGCTCCAGCGCCAGGGCGCCGCCGTCACCCTCACGTTGGACCGCCACCTCCAGTACGTCGCGGAGAAGGCGCTCAGCCGCGCGGTGGAGGATGCCAAGGCCGTGGCCGGCATGGCGGTGGTGTTGGATCCCCGCACGGGCGAGCTGCTCGCCGTGGCCAACCACCCGCGCTTCAACCCCAACACGCCGGAGTCCAGCTCGCGCTCGGGCATGCGCAACCGCGCCGCCCTGGACACCTTCGAGCCGGGCTCCACGCTGAAGGCCTTCGTGGTGGCCGCGGCGATGGAAGAGAAGGCCATCACCGCCGACAGCCTCTTCTTCTGTGAGAACGGCGCCTGGCGGGTGGGCCGCCACACCATCAACGACACCCATCCCTACGGCTGGCTCACCCCGCAGGGCATCCTCCAGAAGTCCTCCAACATCTGCATGGCGAAGATTGCCCAGGCCATGGGACGTGAGAAGTTCGTGAAGGGCTACCAGACCTTCGGCTTCACCGAGCGCACCGGCCTGTCCCTGCCGGGCGAGGGGCGCGGCGTCCTGCCGTTCCCGAAGGCGGAGATCTCCCTGGCCAACCAGTCCTTCGGACAGGGGATGACGGCCACGGCGGTGCAGATTGCGGCCGCCTATGGTGCGCTGGCCAACGATGGGGTGCTGATGCGGCCCTATCTGGTGTCGAAGGTGGTGGACCCGGACGGTGTCGTTCTGCTGGAAAACCGTCCCACGGAGCTGCGCAGGGCGGTCTCCGCGAAGGTCGCCCGGCAGGTCGTGGGCATGCTCGAAAGCGTGGTGGTCAAGGGAGGGACGGCCACCAAGGCCGCCATGGAGGACTACCGGGTGGCCGGAAAGACGGGCACCGCGCAGAAGGCAGACCCGGTGGCGCGGGGGTATTCGGACAAGCGGATCGCCTCCTTTGTTGGGGTGGTACCGGCCGAGTCTCCGCGAGCAGTGATTCTTGTCGTAGTGGACGAACCCAAGACGGACGTATACGGGGGGACCGTGGCTGCCCCTGCTTTCAAGGAGATTGCGACCGCCGCCATGGCTCACCTGGCCGTGCCCCCGTCCCGGACGGTGGCACCCGAGGTGGCCGTGGCCGCCGAGTCCCCCGCGCCTGCCGCGGCGAAGTCGGGGGCGAAGGCCTCCGGCGCCGCCCGGACGGCGCTGGTGGACGCGGTGACGGAGACCCCTGAACCCGGCACGGTGCGTGTGCCGGACCTTCAGGGAGAAGTAGGACGTGAGGCCGTGGTGAAGCTGCTCGCCGCGGCGCTGGAGCCACAGGTATTGGGCAGTGGACGCGTGGTATCTCAAACCCCCGCCGCCGGTTCACTGGTGGAGAAGGGGGCCCGGGTGACGCTGGAGCTCGCCGCGCGGCAATAA
- a CDS encoding PilZ domain-containing protein, with translation MNTNVRLKVAYKTPQSLVGEYTRSVGLGGVTLETRRSLPLGTRFTFELHAGGVPRPVEVLGEVVQVVPHEESQRFLLTVRYGVGEDRSALDAILQRIYSADERSGLRRFPRLPLYLRAVEAAPLSPGFVVRDISRGGVGLEVQAPALPRQVKVGTPFLLEMDFREGPMMLHGEVVWTSSVPRKNSGTVAPGFGATFGRLRPDMQQRLEGLLSLATLPPVPWKARVSFGMEAVARMP, from the coding sequence GTGAACACGAACGTTCGGCTGAAGGTGGCCTACAAGACGCCGCAGTCCCTGGTGGGGGAGTACACGCGCAGTGTCGGCCTGGGGGGCGTCACCCTGGAGACGCGCCGCAGCCTGCCGCTGGGGACCCGCTTCACCTTTGAACTCCATGCGGGCGGTGTGCCTCGACCCGTGGAAGTGCTGGGGGAAGTGGTCCAGGTCGTCCCACACGAGGAGTCCCAGCGCTTCCTCCTCACCGTCCGCTATGGGGTCGGAGAAGACCGCAGCGCGTTGGACGCCATCCTCCAGCGCATCTACTCCGCCGATGAACGCTCCGGCCTGCGCCGCTTCCCACGGCTGCCCCTGTACCTGCGCGCCGTCGAGGCGGCCCCCCTGTCCCCGGGCTTCGTCGTCCGGGACATCTCCCGGGGCGGCGTGGGCCTGGAGGTGCAGGCCCCTGCCCTGCCGCGCCAGGTGAAGGTGGGCACGCCCTTCCTGCTGGAGATGGACTTCCGGGAGGGGCCCATGATGCTGCACGGCGAGGTGGTGTGGACCTCCTCGGTGCCCCGGAAGAACTCGGGGACGGTGGCGCCGGGCTTCGGCGCCACCTTCGGCCGGCTCCGGCCGGACATGCAGCAGCGGCTGGAGGGGCTGTTGTCCCTGGCCACACTGCCGCCCGTCCCCTGGAAGGCCCGGGTGAGCTTCGGCATGGAGGCCGTCGCGCGGATGCCGTGA